From the genome of Papaver somniferum cultivar HN1 chromosome 2, ASM357369v1, whole genome shotgun sequence, one region includes:
- the LOC113347839 gene encoding phospholipase D alpha 1-like, giving the protein MAQILLHGTLHVTIFEANSISHPDRKTGGAPKFFRKLVENIEETVGFGKGASMLYASVDLDKARVGRTRIIKDEPVNPKWYESFHIYCAHMAANVIFTVKDDNPIGATLIGRAYVPIDQVLSGEEVDEWVEVVDEERNPVQGGCKIHVKLQYFDVGQDKNWARGIRSAKFPGVPYTFFTQRTGCKVSLYQDAHVPDNFIPKIPLAGGKIYEPARCWEDIFDAISNAKHMIYITGWSVYTEVVLIRDSRRQKPGGDITLGELLKKKADEGVRVLMLVWDDRTSVGLLKKDGLMATHDEDTFNYFQGTQVNCVLCPRNPDDGGSFIQDLQISTMFTHHQKIVVTDSAMPSAGSEQRRIVSFVGGIDLCDGRYDTQFHSLFRTLDTAHHDDFHQPNFTGGAITKGGPREPWHDIHSRLEGPIAWDVLFNFEQRWRKQGGKDILVNLRELSEIIIPPSPVTFSEDPESWNVQLFRSIDGGAAFGFPDSPEDAAKAGLVSGKDNIIDRSIQDAYINAIRRAKDFIYIENQYFLGSSYGWKAEGIKPEEINALHLIPKELSLKIVSKIMAGERFTVYVVVPMWPEGIPESASVQAILDWQRRTWDMMYADITQALKAKGIVADPRDYLTFFCLGNREVKKEGEYVPSETPDPDTDYSRAQEARRFMIYVHTKMMIVDDEYIIIGSANINERSMNGARDSEIAMGGYQPHHLAHREPATGQIHGFRMALWYEHLGMLDEVFLHPNSEECVQKVNRIADKYWDLYSSDSLERDLPGHLLRYPIGITENGDVTELPGHEFFPDTKARVLGAKSDYLPPILTT; this is encoded by the exons ATGGCGCAGATTTTACTCCATGGAACTCTACATGTTACGATCTTTGAAGCGAATTCAATTTCTCATCCTGATAGGAAAACTGGTGGTGCTCCTAAGTTCTTTAGGAAG CTTGTGGAAAACATCGAGGAGACAGTTGGATTTGGCAAAGGAGCTAGTATGCTTTATGCCTCAGTTGATCTCGATAAGGCTAGAGTTGGAAGGACCAGAATCATAAAAGATGAACCTGTCAACCCTAAGTGGTACGAGTCTTTTCACATCTACTGTGCCCATATGGCTGCTAATGTCATCTTCACTGTCAAAGATGATAATCCCATTGGAGCAACTCTGATTGGAAGAGCTTATGTTCCTATTGACCAAGTTCTAAGTGGGGAAGAAGTGGATGAATGGGTCGAGGTGGTAGATGAGGAGCGTAATCCTGTGCAAGGTGGTTGTAAGATCCACGTGAAGCTGCAATATTTTGATGTTGGTCAAGACAAGAATTGGGCTCGGGGAATTAGAAGCGCCAAATTTCCTGGAGTTCCTTACACATTCTTCACCCAGAGAACAGGATGCAAAGTTTCTCTATATCAAGATGCTCACGTCCCAGATAACTTTATTCCCAAAATCCCTCTTGCTGGAGGCAAGATTTACGAGCCTGCCAGATGTTGGGAGGATATATTTGATGCAATCAGTAATGCGAAACACATGATTTACATTACTGGATGGTCTGTGTACACTGAAGTCGTTTTGATAAGGGACTCTAGAAGGCAAAAACCTGGTGGGGACATTACCCTTGGAGAGTTGCTTAAGAAAAAGGCTGATGAAGGTGTTAGGGTCCTTATGCTTGTATGGGATGACAGAACCTCCGTGGGTTTATTGAAAAAAGATGGATTGATGGCTACTCATGACGAAGACACTTTTAATTACTTCCAAGGTACACAGGTGAACTGTGTCTTGTGTCCCCGTAACCCTGATGATGGAGGCAGCTTTATTCAGGATTTACAGATCTCAACTATGTTCACTCATCACCAGAAGATCGTGGTCACGGATAGTGCAATGCCCAGTGCAGGATCAGAACAGAGGAGAATAGTGAGTTTTGTTGGGGGTATTGATCTCTGCGATGGAAGATATGATACTCAGTTCCATTCTCTTTTTAGAACCTTGGACACTGCTCACCATGATGATTTCCATCAACCTAACTTCACTGGTGGTGCAATTACTAAAGGTGGGCCCAGGGAGCCTTGGCATGATATTCATTCTCGTCTAGAAGGACCCATTGCTTGGGATGTACTTTTCAATTTTGAACAGAGGTGGAGGAAACAGGGTGGGAAAGACATTCTGGTCAACTTGAGAGAGCTTTCTGAGATAATTATTCCTCCCTCTCCTGTCACGTTCTCCGAAGACCCAGAATCATGGAATGTTCAATTATTCAGATCCATTGATGGTGGTGCTGCCTTTGGATTCCCTGATTCACCAGAGGATGCAGCCAAAGCTGGGCTTGTTAGTGGAAAAGACAACATCATCGACCGCAGCATTCAGGATGCTTATATTAATGCCATTCGAAGAGCAAAGGACTTCATTTACATTGAAAATCAGTATTTTCTGGGAAGTTCATACGGTTGGAAAGCAGAGGGCATTAAGCCAGAGGAAATAAATGCTCTGCATCTTATTCCCAAGGAACTCTCACTAAAAATTGTTAGCAAGATTATGGCTGGTGAGAGGTTTACTGTTTATGTTGTTGTTCCAATGTGGCCAGAGGGTATCCCAGAGAGTGCATCAGTTCAGGCGATATTAGATTGGCAGAGGAGGACTTGGGACATGATGTATGCTGACATCACTCAAGCTCTTAAAGCTAAAGGGATTGTAGCTGACCCTAGGGACTATTTGACATTCTTCTGTCTCGGTAATCGAGAGGTGAAGAAAGAAGGAGAGTATGTACCATCAGAAACTCCAGACCCTGATACAGATTATAGTAGAGCTCAGGAGGCTCGACGATTCATGATCTACGTTCACACCAAGATGATGATAG ttgatgatgaatacataatCATTGGATCAGCCAACATCAACGAGAGATCAATGAATGGTGCAAGAGATTCTGAAATTGCCATGGGAGGTTACCAACCTCATCACCTAGCTCACAGAGAACCAGCAACGGGTCAAATCCACGGATTCCGTATGGCATTATGGTATGAACATCTTGGCATGCTGGATGAAGTTTTCCTCCATCCCAACAGTGAGGAATGTGTGCAAAAGGTGAACAGGATCGCTGATAAATACTGGGATCTGTACTCGAGCGATTCTCTTGAACGTGATCTACCTGGACACCTCCTCAGGTACCCAATCGGAATCACTGAAAATGGAGATGTGACTGAGTTGCCAGGTCATGAGTTCTTCCCCGACACTAAAGCACGTGTTCTTGGTGCCAAGTCGGATTACCTTCCTCCAATTCTCACTACATAG